Within Sporosarcina sp. PTS2304, the genomic segment ACGTAAAGGGTTTTTCTCTAAACGATTTTGACAATCTGAACAGAACTCCTCGATATTCGGACTAAAGTGTGCAACGAGTGCATCACGGTGAGCCGTACGGGATTCTTTATCTCCAAGTGAATTCAACACTAACTTCACATCAGATAAACCCGAACGTTTGTAAATAGTCATCGCAAGTTCAATGACTTCCGCATCAATTGCAGGATCGTCACTGCCGATAGCTTCTACACCGAATTGAACGAATTGACGGTAACGGCCTGCTTGTTGACGCTCATAGCGGAACATCGGACCAGTATAATACAATTTTACCGGTTGATCTGCATAGCCGAACATTTTATTTTCAACGAATGAACGGACAACGGGCGCTGTTCCTTCCGGGCGCAATGTCATCGAACGATCGCCACGGTCGGTGAATGTGTACATTTCTTTTTGCACGATATCCGTCGTATCACCGACTGTGCGTTGGAATAGTTCAGTTTGCTCAAAAATAGGTGTGCGGATTTCTTTATAGTTGTAGACATCGCAAATCGAACGAGCGATTTTTTCAATGCGTTGCCACTTCCAAGATGCATCAGGTAAAATATCCTGTGTTCCGCGGGGGACTTTAAAGTTCATAAATAAGACTCCTTTCATTGTATGAGGGGGATACTTGGAAAACATAAAAAAACTCCCGTCCCTAAAAAAACTAGGGACGAGAGCTTGTAGCTTCCGCGGTTCCACCCAAATTGACACATTACGTGCCCACTCGAATCCGGATAACGGCCGGTTCCGTCCATGCCTACTAGTTTCAACATGAATCCTCCATGGTGTTATTCACTTTGTCGTTCTGTCAGGGAATTTCAGCCACGTCCCCTGTTCTCTTTCCAGCCATATGCAAAGTTATTTTCCATATCAACGGTACAATTATTTATTCGATTAGTCTCTATGTTAGTCGTAAGCACCCGACCTGTCAACTTTTTTAGCGAATATATTACTTTGATTCAATAAGCAATGTGACGGGGCCGTCATTCGTAAGCTGAACGTCCATCATCGCACCGAACGTCCCTGTTTCTACTACTAATCCGTGCGCACGAAGCTGTTCATTGAAGTGTTGCCAAAGTGGCTCCGCGTGTTCAGGCCTAGCCGCTTCAATAAAACTTGGGCGTCTGCCTTTTTGAACATTGCCGTACAGCGTAAACTGGGAAACGGACAAAATTGCACCATCGACCTCGTCGATCGAGCGATTCATCTTGCCCTCTTCATCTTCATAAATTCGAAGACCCGCAATTTTTTTTGCTATATACTCCGCATCTGCTTCCCTATCTTCGTGCGTGATTCCAACTAATAATACATAGCCTGTGTCAATAGAGCCAACGATTTCCTCATCGACTGTTACAGACGCATGTTTTGCCCGCTGTAAAAGTACCCGCATGTCAGCTCCCCCTTTTAATTCATTACACGCTCTACAGAATAGATATCTTTAATTTGTTTGATTTTATCAACTGTTCGCTGTAAATGTGTAATATTTTGAATTTTGATGGACATATGAATATGTGCAATATCGTCTTTATCGGCTTTTCCGCTCACTGCAATAATCGGTGTGTTCATTTCGGCTACGACCATCATGACTTCGTTTAGTAAACCTTGTCGATCGAATGCAGAAATTTCGATATCCACTTGGAATTCCTTCCGGGTATCATCGTCCTGTAATGCCCATTTCACATCAATCATTCGTTCCTGATGTTCTGGATCAGCCAAAACATTCGGACAATCCGTGCGGTGAACAGAAACGCCACGTCCTCGAGTTATAAAACCGATAATTTCGTCGCCTGGCACCGGATTACAACATTTTGAAATACGTATGAGCATATTGTCAATGTCTTTTACTATTACACCGGATTCTGTCTGCTTCGTCGGTTGCGGAGTTTTCATATCAGAAACAATTTTATCAATCGTTTCTTTCTTTTCGCGTTCTTTCCGCATCCGCTCTGCTAAACGGTTCACTACTTGCTGGGCAGTAATTCCGCCCGACCCAACCGCAGCATACATATCTTCTTCTGACGCAAAACTGAATTTATCAATTGTCCGTTGTATATTATCATGGCTTAACGTTTCTTTGGCATCGTATTCCTGTGACTTCAATTCGCGTTCTACCATTTCACTGCCTTTGTCAATATTTTCATCGCGCAGTTGCTTTTTAAAATATTGGCGGATTTTATTTTTCGCTTGCGATGTATGCGCCAGTTTTAACCAATCCCGGCTCGGGCCGAATGATTGCTTGGATGTAAGTATTTCTACGATATCACCGGTAGAAAGCGGTGAATCAAGCGGTACGATTTTCCCATTCACTTTCGCGCCAGTCGTCCGGTTTCCTACTTCTGAATGTACACGATAGGCAAAGTCGATTGGCACAGAACCTGTCGGCAATTCCACTACATCTCCATCCGGTGTAAACACATAGACCATATCAGAGAATAAATCAAATTTCAACGACTCCATAAATTCCTGCGCATTGGAAGACTCGTTTTGAATTTCCAATATTTCACGGAACCACGTCAGTTTCGAGTCAATATCGTTCGAAGTATTCGCCGTGGTCTTGCCTTCTTTATACGCCCAGTGTGCAGCTACACCGAACTCAGAGATTCGATGCATTTCTTCTGTACGGATTTGCACTTCTAGCGGATCTCCAGCCGGTCCTACTACTGTTGTATGAATCGATTGATAAAGATTTTGCTTCGGCATGGCAATATAATCTTTAAAACGGCCAGGCATCGGTTTCCATAATGTATGAATAATTCCGAGCGCCGCATAGCAGTCTTTAATACTCTTAACGACAATTCGGACCGCCAGCAAGTCGTAGATTTCCGTAAACTCTTTTTTTTGAATGACCATTTTTTGATAAATGGAATACAAGTGCTTAGGACGGCCGTGTATTTCAGCTTCTATCCCCATATTATCAAGCTCTACGCGCATTTGGCTCATGACATCTTTCAAATACTGTTCACGTTCTGTACGCTTTTGCTTCATTAAATTAACGATTCGGTAATATTGCTGTGGGTTGGAGTAACGTAGTGCGATATCCTCTAGTTCCCATTTGATCGTGGAGATTCCCAGTCGATGCGCTAACGGAGAAAATATTTCCAATGTTTCTTCTGATACGCGTCGTTGCTTCGCTGCGGGCACATGTTTCAAAGTTCGCATATTATGAAGGCGATCCGCTAGTTTGATCAAGATGACACGGATATCTTGCGCCATCGCGATAAACATTTTACGGTGATTTTCCGCCTGCTTTTCTTCGTTCGATCTAAATTTCAGTTTATCCAATTTGGTGACGCCATCTACAAGCATCGCCACTTCTTCACCAAACTCACGAATAATGTCTTCGCGACTCACTTCTGTATCTTCGACGACATCATGCAAGAAGCCGGCTGCGACTGTTTCAGGATCCATTTGAAGTTCTGCTAAAATACCAGCCACTTGGATCGGATGGTTGATATACGGTTCACCTGAACTTCTAAACTGACCCTCATGGGAAGCTTTCGCAACGACAAATGCTTTCTTGATAAAATCGACATGTTCTTCGTTCATGTACTTGGCGACAAGCTCAAATATATCTTGTTCCGTCAGGTCTTGATTCTTCGCCATACTTTTACCCCTTTCAACCTATTCCGAAATATTCAGATAAATATTTTTCCTATTATATGTATACTATCACCTATATGTAAAGCATATCAAACGCAAAGCCTATCGTATATAGCAAGAATCCTCCGCATTATGCGAAGGATTCTGTCATCAATAAGTAATTAACGCACGGATATCATGATTCTTTAACTTCTCACGTCCATTTAAGTATGTAAGCTCAATTAAAAATGCACAACCTACTACTACTCCGCCAAGTTTTTCAACTAGCTCTACTGTAGCACCGACCGTTCCGCCCGTAGCAAGTAAATCATCGACAATTAATACGCGTTGTCCCGGTTTAATCGCATCTTTGTGAATAGTTAACTCATCTTGTCCATACTCTAAATCGTAAAAAACTGAAATCGTTTCACGAGGTAATTTTCCTGGTTTACGAATAGGAGCAAATCCAACTTGAAGCGCATAGGCCACTGGACAACCGATGATAAATCCACGCGCTTCGGGACCGACAATAATATCGACGTCCAAGTCTTTCGCGTATTCGACGATTTGATCTGTCGCATATTTATACGCTTCTCCATTATCCATAATAGTTGTAATATCTTTAAAACTAACACCTGGTTTTGGATAGTCATCCACAATCGTTACAAAGTTCTTTAAATCCACAGTTATTCCTCCTCAACAGCATCGATCGTCCGTAAAGAGTTAAATACATTCTTCAAGTCCTGATAAGGTGCATAAAGAAGCAACTCTTCTAATTTTATTTGCTGTTGGCGTTTTTTATATGACGGCGCTTCCGCTAAATCCCGCTTTTCTGCAGAGTCTAGCATCGTAACCTCACCATTCTCTAGTGTAACAAATTCTAGCTCATAAAACACTTTTGTCATGAATTTAATCATGTCTTTTTTCCAACCTTTATGTTTTGAAAGAACATCTAGTTGATTTTGTATGTCAAAATGCCCACGCTGCTTTAAAAAACTATAATACCACCCAAACTGTTTTCGGTCTGGCATTTTTTCGAAATACATCGAATCATGTACATATAAATGCAAATACATTCGATCCGGCTGAGTCGCTCGGATCACATATTCGAGTTGGTCTTGGTCTGGTGGCATATCTAGTAGCACAATAGAAGCTGAAAGAGCCAATTCGTCTTTGCCTGCGAGCACTATCGAAAATCCATTCAGAAAAGGAGCGAAATGTTGCATAGCTTGTTCTGTAAATGCGATGAACATAGATTTGTCAGGAATCATCGGCAACCATCTTGCTGGATCACGTACCCCGCGATAATCAAATAATTGCCACTCGTCACACTTCACATCCTCGACGAGCAACTGCGCTTTCTTGCGGCCATTCCATTCATTGATCTGCAAATCGCCTGTCAAACTCAATTTACTTTGAGGCGCCATTTCATCTGCAAGCGCTCCGGCACCAAAATAAATGGCATCTAATCGCTCGTCCCCATCACCAAGTTCTAATTTCAAATGATCTTTAGACGCTCCAATTTTTCGCGTGGAAATGGTATCCAACTGTTCTAATAGAAAGACAGGTTTCGGGAATCCCATACCGAACGGCCGAATCATTTCTAGCGCTTCTATCGATGCAATATCGATTTCATCCAGTGTCAGGGGCACATCGATTGACAGCTTCGGTTGCAGTAAGTCTTCAGTTAACACTTCTTTCGCCTGTTCATTCAATTGAGTACGTAATAGTTCAACATCTTCAATTTTCAACGACATCCCCGCAGCCATTTCATGACCACCGAAATGCGGCAAAATATCTTTGTTCTTTGATAGTTCTTTAAACAAATCGAATCCTTCAATACTACGCGCAGACCCTTTCGCAATACCCGTTTCTTGATCGACCGATAAAATAATCGATGGACGATAATACTTCTCCGTTAAACGAGAAGCGACGATTCCAACGACTCCCGGATTCCAGTCTTCTCCGTCAATGACGAATACTAGTGGAATATTATCACCATAGCGTATAACTACTTGCTCTTCTGCTTCTTTCGCAATTTCTTTCACTAATTCTTGCCGTTCTTTATTCAATTCATTCAATGCTTCTGCAATACCAAGAGCTTGCTGATCATCTTCTGATTTCAATAAATGAACAGCAGGATCTGCATCTCCTAAACGTCCTGGCGCATTCAGACGAGGACCAATTGTGAAGCCGATCGTCTCTTCAGTCAACATCGCTTGTTCATGCCCGCTCACTTGCATCAAAGCACGAATCGCCGGACGTTTGGAGCGACGCAATCTACGAATTCCTTCTTTCACCATGTAGCGATTTTCGTCTCGCAGTGGAACTAAGTCGGCTACCGTTCCAATCGCCACAAACTCGAGTAAATCTAGTGGCGGCTCCCCAAGTAATGCAGTAGCTAACTTAAATGCCACCCCTACACCTGCCAGTTCGCCAAACGGATACTGACCTTGCGGATGACGCGGATGAATTACCGCATCTGCTGCTGGTAGTTCTTCTCCCATTTCATGGTGATCGGTCACAATAACACTCATCCCGAGCGATCTCGCAAATGTTACTTCTTCCAATCCTGAAATTCCGTTATCTACTGTAATCAACAATTCCGTTCCTTCTGAATGCAGTTGAGCAAAATAGTCTTTATTTGGTCCATAACCATGATCAAAACGATTCGGAATCGCAAAATTCACCTTCGCTTGTAGTCGCTCCAGTGCGGTAGTGAGTACGGTCACGCTAGTAACACCATCACCATCATAATCACCATATATTGTAATTTGCTGCTGATCTGCGATTGCTTGTTTAATTAATTCAACAGTGGTGTCCATTCCATATAATAAAAAAGGATCATGCAAATTGGATTCATCCATCTCTAAGTAAGCTGTCGCTCGTTCACTCGTTGTCACGCCACGCGCTACAAGAATCTTTGCAATCATTGTAGAAATCTTCAAATCCCGAGTGAGCTGTGCCACGATTTGTTCATCGGGACGCTCAATTTGCCATCTTTTTTTCGATTGTATCAATACTCTCACATCCTCTTCTAGTAGTATAGCGAATCGAGCGAGAGACGGAAAGTAAACGATATGAAATTGTATTGTGATTTTTTAACGCTCGTGAGACATGATGTATTGCTCATGGGATCTACTTAAGTGATCATAGAACACCCAACACCGATCATGGAAACCACCCATGCGCTCATAGAACACCCAACACCGATCATTGAAACCACTCATGCGCTCATAGAACACCCAACACTGATCATGGAAACCACCCATGCGCTCATAGAACTCCTCCAAAATAAAAAAACAAGCCAAACGAGTAGTTTTTCCACTCGCTAAGCTTGTTTTCGTTCAATATAGTTGCTCTGGTGGAATTACTTCCGCTTCCACTACAGGGATTCTGCCGTGCAATTCGTCCATTCGCTCTTCCATTTCTTGCATTTGCTGTCGTTGCGCGGTTACTTCTTGTTCTTTTATTTGCAATTGTTGCTCTAAGTCCTTGATGCGACGATTGCTACGGTAGGATTTGTAAATAGCAAATAGACCACTGACTAACGCACCGAGTAAAGCGGAGCCGAGAATAATAAGGACGAGTGGAATCATTTCAGTGCTGATTAGAA encodes:
- the dtd gene encoding D-aminoacyl-tRNA deacylase, whose amino-acid sequence is MRVLLQRAKHASVTVDEEIVGSIDTGYVLLVGITHEDREADAEYIAKKIAGLRIYEDEEGKMNRSIDEVDGAILSVSQFTLYGNVQKGRRPSFIEAARPEHAEPLWQHFNEQLRAHGLVVETGTFGAMMDVQLTNDGPVTLLIESK
- a CDS encoding bifunctional (p)ppGpp synthetase/guanosine-3',5'-bis(diphosphate) 3'-pyrophosphohydrolase, whose protein sequence is MAKNQDLTEQDIFELVAKYMNEEHVDFIKKAFVVAKASHEGQFRSSGEPYINHPIQVAGILAELQMDPETVAAGFLHDVVEDTEVSREDIIREFGEEVAMLVDGVTKLDKLKFRSNEEKQAENHRKMFIAMAQDIRVILIKLADRLHNMRTLKHVPAAKQRRVSEETLEIFSPLAHRLGISTIKWELEDIALRYSNPQQYYRIVNLMKQKRTEREQYLKDVMSQMRVELDNMGIEAEIHGRPKHLYSIYQKMVIQKKEFTEIYDLLAVRIVVKSIKDCYAALGIIHTLWKPMPGRFKDYIAMPKQNLYQSIHTTVVGPAGDPLEVQIRTEEMHRISEFGVAAHWAYKEGKTTANTSNDIDSKLTWFREILEIQNESSNAQEFMESLKFDLFSDMVYVFTPDGDVVELPTGSVPIDFAYRVHSEVGNRTTGAKVNGKIVPLDSPLSTGDIVEILTSKQSFGPSRDWLKLAHTSQAKNKIRQYFKKQLRDENIDKGSEMVERELKSQEYDAKETLSHDNIQRTIDKFSFASEEDMYAAVGSGGITAQQVVNRLAERMRKEREKKETIDKIVSDMKTPQPTKQTESGVIVKDIDNMLIRISKCCNPVPGDEIIGFITRGRGVSVHRTDCPNVLADPEHQERMIDVKWALQDDDTRKEFQVDIEISAFDRQGLLNEVMMVVAEMNTPIIAVSGKADKDDIAHIHMSIKIQNITHLQRTVDKIKQIKDIYSVERVMN
- a CDS encoding adenine phosphoribosyltransferase — protein: MDLKNFVTIVDDYPKPGVSFKDITTIMDNGEAYKYATDQIVEYAKDLDVDIIVGPEARGFIIGCPVAYALQVGFAPIRKPGKLPRETISVFYDLEYGQDELTIHKDAIKPGQRVLIVDDLLATGGTVGATVELVEKLGGVVVGCAFLIELTYLNGREKLKNHDIRALITY
- the recJ gene encoding single-stranded-DNA-specific exonuclease RecJ; this encodes MIQSKKRWQIERPDEQIVAQLTRDLKISTMIAKILVARGVTTSERATAYLEMDESNLHDPFLLYGMDTTVELIKQAIADQQQITIYGDYDGDGVTSVTVLTTALERLQAKVNFAIPNRFDHGYGPNKDYFAQLHSEGTELLITVDNGISGLEEVTFARSLGMSVIVTDHHEMGEELPAADAVIHPRHPQGQYPFGELAGVGVAFKLATALLGEPPLDLLEFVAIGTVADLVPLRDENRYMVKEGIRRLRRSKRPAIRALMQVSGHEQAMLTEETIGFTIGPRLNAPGRLGDADPAVHLLKSEDDQQALGIAEALNELNKERQELVKEIAKEAEEQVVIRYGDNIPLVFVIDGEDWNPGVVGIVASRLTEKYYRPSIILSVDQETGIAKGSARSIEGFDLFKELSKNKDILPHFGGHEMAAGMSLKIEDVELLRTQLNEQAKEVLTEDLLQPKLSIDVPLTLDEIDIASIEALEMIRPFGMGFPKPVFLLEQLDTISTRKIGASKDHLKLELGDGDERLDAIYFGAGALADEMAPQSKLSLTGDLQINEWNGRKKAQLLVEDVKCDEWQLFDYRGVRDPARWLPMIPDKSMFIAFTEQAMQHFAPFLNGFSIVLAGKDELALSASIVLLDMPPDQDQLEYVIRATQPDRMYLHLYVHDSMYFEKMPDRKQFGWYYSFLKQRGHFDIQNQLDVLSKHKGWKKDMIKFMTKVFYELEFVTLENGEVTMLDSAEKRDLAEAPSYKKRQQQIKLEELLLYAPYQDLKNVFNSLRTIDAVEEE
- a CDS encoding lipopolysaccharide assembly protein LapA domain-containing protein, with translation MKFQWTVLLGLLFAVLIAVFAVFNVDSVPVNFLISTEMIPLVLIILGSALLGALVSGLFAIYKSYRSNRRIKDLEQQLQIKEQEVTAQRQQMQEMEERMDELHGRIPVVEAEVIPPEQLY